The following DNA comes from Cedecea neteri.
GAAGTAGCGAGCCTTCAGCCCCATTTTGTTGAAATAGAGATCGGTCAGGGAAGATGAATCTTGTTCATATTCGATGCCGAGCACCGGATGGCGGTTCCCGGTCTGGCGGTAAACGTTTTTGCTGGAGACGCTCAGGCAAATGACCGGCGCTTTGTTGAAGTTTTCTTTGTAGGTGTCTGAGCCAACGAAGTGTTTGAACAAGTTCCCGTGCAGGTCGCCGTAGTTTTCCGGAATGGTGAATTTTTCACGATCCTGGTTGTACTCTGGCAGCAGAACGCTGAAATCATAGTCGCGGACGTAGGAGGAGAAGTTGTTCCCAACGATGCCTTCGATGCGCTGGCCGGTTTTCTTATCCAGCACGTGTGTTTTTAAGATCTCAATCGCCGGGAAGGTGTTGCCTTTGCCCTCGACATCCAGCTCAACGGAAATAATTTCAAGTTCAACGCCGTAGCGGTCAGAGGTGGGGTTGTCCCAGTTCGCCAGGGAATTGAAGCGGTTATCAATCATGATCAAAGCGTTACGCAGGTTCTCCTGACGCTTCTCACCGCGGGCCAGGTTAGCAAAATTGGTTGTGATGCGCGTATTCCCTGATGGGTTGTAATTCTCATCAAAAACAATGCTCTTAAGAGTAAAAGTAAACGCTTTAGTCATGGTAATCCGGCACCTTAATTCTGTTTTTTGCCTGTATCTACTGCTTGATTTCTCACAGATAACCTTTGGTTAGCTGTGGTTTTACCTGTCAGTAATCTTCACATTGCATGTCGTTAACAATATTGCATCTTTTATGCCTGAGTCACAGTTTTAGTAAAAGTGATTTAATTTCATTAGAACATGAGCGGTGTTCATGATTTGGAATATGGCCCGGAGAGATCTCTTCCGGGCCTGAAAAGTCGGTCAGTTATCGACCTTTGGTGGGCGGATTTTGAACCAGATCGCATACATGGCGGGCAGGAACAGCAGCGTCATAAAGGTGCCGCCAAACGTCCCGCCGATGAGCGTGTAGGCCAGTGCCCCCCAGAACACGGAGTGGGTCAGGGGAATAAACGCCAGAATCGCCGCCAGTGCGGTGAGCAATACCGGGCGTGAACGTTGGATTGTCGCTTCAACCACGGCATCAAAAGGCGTCAGCCCGGCCTCCTCGTTATGCTTTATCTGGCCGATGAGGATCAGCGTGTTGCGCATTAAAATCCCCGAAAGCGCAATCAGCCCCACCAGGGCATTGATACCGAACGGCTGGTTGAAAATCAGCAGCGTCGGCACCACGCCGATAAGCCCCAGCGGGCTGGTGGCAAACACCATCAGCATGGCTGAGATCGACCGAACCTGAAGAATAATCACCAACAACGTTAACGCGATCATGATCGGGAACAGCGGGGCCATGGCCGCCGTGGCTTTGCCGGATTCTTCAATGGCGCCGGCTTCTTCGATGCGGTACCCCGCCGGAAGCCCTGCCACAATAGGTTGAATTTGTTTCACGATCGCCGTTGATACATCCGGCGGCTGAAGGCCATCGGCGACATCGCCACGCACGGTAATGGTTGGCGTCCTGTCGCGGCGCCGGAGCACCGGGTCTTCCATCACAACTTCAACCTTCCCGATCTGCGAGAGCGGCACTTTTTGCCCGTTCGCACCGACGAGCGTTAGCGCGGCGAGCTGCGCTGGATCGTCCCGCACGCTGCCTTGCGCTCGCCCGGTAACCTGCACGGAACGAATATCTTCTCGTACTTCGGTCAACGGCGTGCCGGATAGCAGAAACTGCAATTGCTGCGAGACGGAAGCGGTGGTTAAGCCCACGGCGTTGAGCCTGTCCTGGTTCAGGGTGAAATGCAGCGTGGGCACCCGGGAGCCCCAGTCGATATTCACGGTGCGCATCAGCCCGCTTTGATTCATCACTTTTTCTACCCGCGACGAAATCGTTCTGAGTACGTCCGGGTCTGGCCCCATCACGCGAAACGCCACCGGGTAGGGCGTATAAGGCCCGAAGACCAGCTGGGTGACACGCACCTGTGCTTCCGGTGCCAGGCCGTCGCTGATGGCCTGCCGCAGCCGCAGTTTCAACGCTTCCCGCGCATCGGGATCGGGCGTGAGGATCACGATTTTTGCAAATGAAGGGTCGGGCAGCTCAGGCGCCATGGCCAGGTAGAAACGCGGCGCGCCCTGGCCAATGTAGGAGGTGACGATTTTGGACTCTTTCTGGGCGCTGAGCCATTTTTCAATGCGCTCGGTAGTGCTCGTCGTTTGCTCGATTGAAGTGCCATAAGGCAGTTGCACTTCGACCAGTACTTCCGGGCGGTCGGAGATCGGGAAGAACTGCTTTTTCACCACGGCCATTCCGGCTATCGCCAGCACAAACAGGCCGATGACCGAACCGGCGGTCAGCCATTTGCGGGCGATGACTTTTTTCAGCAATGCCCTGAAGCGATTGTAATTTTTGCTGGTGTACAGCGCGTGTTCCGCCAGCGCGGCTTTGTGCATATCCGGGAGCAATTTCACGCCGAGATAGGGCGTGAACACCACGGCCACCAGCCAGGACGCTATTAGCGCGATGCCGACAATCCAGAACATGTTGCTGGTGTATTCCCCGGCGGTGGAGTGGGCGAAGCCGTTCGGCATAAAGCCGATGGCGGTCACCAGCGTGCCGGCCAGCATGGGCGCGGCGGTGTGGCTCCAGGCGTAGGCAGAGGCTTTCACGCGGCTGTAGCCTTCCTCCATTTTCACCACCATCATTTCAATGGCGATGATTGCGTCGTCCACCAGCAGGCCCAGCGCCAGAATCAGCGAGCCTAAGGTTATCCTGTCGAAGTTTTTATCGGTGGCGGCCATGACGATAAATACCACCGCCAGCGTTAGCGGCACGGCGGCGGCAACCACGATGCCCACGCGCCAGCCCATGCTGACAAAGCAGACCACCATTACTACCAGCAGGGCGACAAAAAACTTCACCATAAACTCATTCACGGCGGAGCTGATGTTCACCGACTGGTCGCTGACTTTACTGAAACTCATGCCGAGCGGCATTGTCTCGTTGATCTTGTGCGTTTCCAGATCCAGGGCTTTGCCCAAATCAAGCCCGTTCCAGCCGTCGCGCATGACCACGCCGAGCAGCAGGGCTGGCTCGCCGTTGTTTCTGACTAGGAATGTCGCCGGGTCTTCATACCCGCGTTCGACGTCAGCGACGTCTGACAGCTTCAGCGTTTTTCCCTGAGCCACAATAGGGGTATCGCGAATTTTGGAGAGCTGATTCAGCGCGCCATCCACGCGGATAAACACCTGCGGGCCAGCAGTTTCGATCGAGCCTGCGGGCGTGAGCAGGTTCTGATTGCTCAGCGCCTGAAAAATATCCAGCGGCGAAACGCCAAGTGTGGCGAGCCTGTCGTGCGAGAACGAAACAAAGATGCGCTCCGCTTGTTCACCGATAATATTCACTTTCTTCACGCCGGGGACATGCAGCAATTGCTGGCGCAGATTCTCGGCATCACGCACCAGCAGGCGCTGCGGCTCGCCTTTGGCTTTCAGGGCGAATAACGCAAAGGTCACGTCTGAGAACTCGTCGTTCACCAGCGGGCCAATCACGCCATCCGGCAGGTTTTTAGCCTCATCGCTGATTTTTTTACGCGCCTGGTAAAATTCCTCCGGCACGTTGGCGGGTAGCGCACTGTCTTTTAAGGAGACAACGCTATAGGCAAGGCCTGGACGGGTATAGGTTTCGGTGCGGTCATAATCGTCCAGCTCCTGCATTCTCTTTTCCAGCGGCTCGGCCACCAGAT
Coding sequences within:
- a CDS encoding efflux RND transporter permease subunit; this translates as MRDSRFNLSALAVREKSVTLFLIVLITLAGIIAFFKLGRAEDPPFTVKQLTVITAWPGATAQQMQDLVAEPLEKRMQELDDYDRTETYTRPGLAYSVVSLKDSALPANVPEEFYQARKKISDEAKNLPDGVIGPLVNDEFSDVTFALFALKAKGEPQRLLVRDAENLRQQLLHVPGVKKVNIIGEQAERIFVSFSHDRLATLGVSPLDIFQALSNQNLLTPAGSIETAGPQVFIRVDGALNQLSKIRDTPIVAQGKTLKLSDVADVERGYEDPATFLVRNNGEPALLLGVVMRDGWNGLDLGKALDLETHKINETMPLGMSFSKVSDQSVNISSAVNEFMVKFFVALLVVMVVCFVSMGWRVGIVVAAAVPLTLAVVFIVMAATDKNFDRITLGSLILALGLLVDDAIIAIEMMVVKMEEGYSRVKASAYAWSHTAAPMLAGTLVTAIGFMPNGFAHSTAGEYTSNMFWIVGIALIASWLVAVVFTPYLGVKLLPDMHKAALAEHALYTSKNYNRFRALLKKVIARKWLTAGSVIGLFVLAIAGMAVVKKQFFPISDRPEVLVEVQLPYGTSIEQTTSTTERIEKWLSAQKESKIVTSYIGQGAPRFYLAMAPELPDPSFAKIVILTPDPDAREALKLRLRQAISDGLAPEAQVRVTQLVFGPYTPYPVAFRVMGPDPDVLRTISSRVEKVMNQSGLMRTVNIDWGSRVPTLHFTLNQDRLNAVGLTTASVSQQLQFLLSGTPLTEVREDIRSVQVTGRAQGSVRDDPAQLAALTLVGANGQKVPLSQIGKVEVVMEDPVLRRRDRTPTITVRGDVADGLQPPDVSTAIVKQIQPIVAGLPAGYRIEEAGAIEESGKATAAMAPLFPIMIALTLLVIILQVRSISAMLMVFATSPLGLIGVVPTLLIFNQPFGINALVGLIALSGILMRNTLILIGQIKHNEEAGLTPFDAVVEATIQRSRPVLLTALAAILAFIPLTHSVFWGALAYTLIGGTFGGTFMTLLFLPAMYAIWFKIRPPKVDN
- a CDS encoding DUF1852 domain-containing protein, translated to MTKAFTFTLKSIVFDENYNPSGNTRITTNFANLARGEKRQENLRNALIMIDNRFNSLANWDNPTSDRYGVELEIISVELDVEGKGNTFPAIEILKTHVLDKKTGQRIEGIVGNNFSSYVRDYDFSVLLPEYNQDREKFTIPENYGDLHGNLFKHFVGSDTYKENFNKAPVICLSVSSKNVYRQTGNRHPVLGIEYEQDSSSLTDLYFNKMGLKARYFMPPNSVAPFAFYHTGDLVNDYSNLELISTISTMETFQKIYRPEIYNANSPAGLCFQPSLNHQDHSFTQIVYDREERSRLAIEQGKFTEEHFIKPYQTILEQWSANYPL